A single Cottoperca gobio chromosome 3, fCotGob3.1, whole genome shotgun sequence DNA region contains:
- the LOC115023709 gene encoding X-linked interleukin-1 receptor accessory protein-like 2 isoform X1, which translates to MFEERFWEVTGVLIMTAKILLILFVSLTGVCPRSSKVIYVKAGEMVALYCTLNKGHNPGAEVIWTSYTIQGRNLTSSMSSAEQRQMGVLVHGRSLVILSATVNHRGNYSCSLGNASSQFWFSLAVCTSQSREYELRTQYSTTCYTQEACTLYCPDVNVPALNIPNITSNGIIWHKEGESTPEGRYFSSVEEHNQGIYTCTRSYLYYDQIYNMTFTLRLDVQPRGEKNTFISICLSLYLEEKKDFICFLLLCTGTLKYSSISSPHNSDVISVDLGSPVVIDCKAFLYSDFDEVFWLRGKSFVETNTSFPVFYNSTRIEINAEEITMTASLVFKKVSEEDLTKNYTCRLDTVTGPSSFVTITLAQKPRPSYVALALGIVGIVMVVLTVFYVRLKNISMHQK; encoded by the exons GTGTGTGTCCCCGGAGCTCCAAAGTGATATATGTCAAGGCAGGTGAGATGGTGGCGCTGTACTGCACCCTTAATAAAGGTCATAATCCTGGTGCTGAAGTGATCTGGACCAGTTACACCATCCAGGGGAGGAATCTGACCAGCAGCATGTCATCAGCTGAGCAGAGGCAGATGGGCGTACTGGTTCATGGGAGGAGTCTCGTGATTCTCAGTGCCACTGTAAACCATCGGGGGAACTACTCGTGCTCTCTAGG GAATGCCAGCAGCCAGTTCTGGTTCAGCCTGGCAGTATGCACATCACAGTCCAGAGAGTATGAACTGAGGACCCAGTACTCTACAACATGTTACACCCAAGAGGCCTGCACATTGTATTGTCCTGATGTAAACGTACCTGCGTTAAACATCCCGAATATAACCAGCAATGGCATTATATGGCACAAG GAGGGTGAGTCAACGCCAGAAGGCCGTTACTTCTCAAGTGTGGAAGAGCACAACCAGGGTATCTACACCTGTACCAGATCTTACCTGTATtatgatcaaatatataacatgaCCTTCACATTGCGCCTTGATGTCCAACCAAGGGgtgagaaaaacacttttatttcaatatgtttatctttatatttagaagaaaaaaaagacttcatatgttttctccttttgtgCACAGGAACTTTGAAGTATTCATCGATCAGTTCACCACACAACAGTGATGTAATTTCTGTAGATTTGG GCTCACCCGTGGTGATTGATTGTAAGGCGTTTCTGTATTCAGACTTTGACGAGGTGTTCTGGTTACGCGGGAAATCATTTGTGGAGACAAACACCAGCTTCCCGGTTTTCTACAATTCCACACGGAT TGAAATTAATGCTGAAGAAATAACGATGACAGCATCTCTAGTCTTCAAAAAAGTGTCAGAAGAGGATCTCACAAAGAATTACACCTGTAGGCTGGATACTGTAACTGGACCCTCGAGCTTCGTCACCATCACCTTGGCCCAAAAAC CTCGCCCTTCTTACGTTGCCCTGGCACTTGGCATTGTTGGCATTGTGATGGTGGTTTTGACAGTTTTCTATGTGAGGTTAAAAAATATCAGCATGCATCAAAAATAA
- the LOC115023709 gene encoding interleukin-1 receptor accessory protein-like 1-B isoform X2 — translation MFEERFWEVTGVLIMTAKILLILFVSLTGVCPRSSKVIYVKAGEMVALYCTLNKGHNPGAEVIWTSYTIQGRNLTSSMSSAEQRQMGVLVHGRSLVILSATVNHRGNYSCSLGNASSQFWFSLAVCTSQSREYELRTQYSTTCYTQEACTLYCPDVNVPALNIPNITSNGIIWHKEGESTPEGRYFSSVEEHNQGIYTCTRSYLYYDQIYNMTFTLRLDVQPRGTLKYSSISSPHNSDVISVDLGSPVVIDCKAFLYSDFDEVFWLRGKSFVETNTSFPVFYNSTRIEINAEEITMTASLVFKKVSEEDLTKNYTCRLDTVTGPSSFVTITLAQKPRPSYVALALGIVGIVMVVLTVFYVRLKNISMHQK, via the exons GTGTGTGTCCCCGGAGCTCCAAAGTGATATATGTCAAGGCAGGTGAGATGGTGGCGCTGTACTGCACCCTTAATAAAGGTCATAATCCTGGTGCTGAAGTGATCTGGACCAGTTACACCATCCAGGGGAGGAATCTGACCAGCAGCATGTCATCAGCTGAGCAGAGGCAGATGGGCGTACTGGTTCATGGGAGGAGTCTCGTGATTCTCAGTGCCACTGTAAACCATCGGGGGAACTACTCGTGCTCTCTAGG GAATGCCAGCAGCCAGTTCTGGTTCAGCCTGGCAGTATGCACATCACAGTCCAGAGAGTATGAACTGAGGACCCAGTACTCTACAACATGTTACACCCAAGAGGCCTGCACATTGTATTGTCCTGATGTAAACGTACCTGCGTTAAACATCCCGAATATAACCAGCAATGGCATTATATGGCACAAG GAGGGTGAGTCAACGCCAGAAGGCCGTTACTTCTCAAGTGTGGAAGAGCACAACCAGGGTATCTACACCTGTACCAGATCTTACCTGTATtatgatcaaatatataacatgaCCTTCACATTGCGCCTTGATGTCCAACCAAGGG GAACTTTGAAGTATTCATCGATCAGTTCACCACACAACAGTGATGTAATTTCTGTAGATTTGG GCTCACCCGTGGTGATTGATTGTAAGGCGTTTCTGTATTCAGACTTTGACGAGGTGTTCTGGTTACGCGGGAAATCATTTGTGGAGACAAACACCAGCTTCCCGGTTTTCTACAATTCCACACGGAT TGAAATTAATGCTGAAGAAATAACGATGACAGCATCTCTAGTCTTCAAAAAAGTGTCAGAAGAGGATCTCACAAAGAATTACACCTGTAGGCTGGATACTGTAACTGGACCCTCGAGCTTCGTCACCATCACCTTGGCCCAAAAAC CTCGCCCTTCTTACGTTGCCCTGGCACTTGGCATTGTTGGCATTGTGATGGTGGTTTTGACAGTTTTCTATGTGAGGTTAAAAAATATCAGCATGCATCAAAAATAA